The proteins below come from a single Pedobacter sp. MC2016-14 genomic window:
- a CDS encoding DUF1456 family protein — protein MSNNDIFKKLRVALELTNDDIIKIANLVGFKITKSELGDIFRSEDHPNFKKCGDQILRNFLNGLVIYKRGPRPEKEK, from the coding sequence ATGAGCAATAACGATATATTTAAAAAATTACGTGTAGCACTCGAGCTGACGAACGATGACATCATCAAAATTGCAAATCTCGTAGGCTTTAAAATTACTAAAAGTGAACTCGGTGATATTTTCCGGAGTGAAGATCATCCGAATTTTAAGAAGTGTGGAGATCAAATCCTGCGGAATTTTTTAAACGGTTTGGTGATCTATAAAAGAGGTCCAAGACCCGAAAAAGAGAAATAG
- a CDS encoding TonB-dependent siderophore receptor has protein sequence MQRCGAFRFLILFTVLLLPLFHPASAQIVVLDTVKINAATGKRNIGSPKMGVEQLNLSEIRNIPILLGERDVMKTLQLLPGVKSGNEGNGGFFVRGGGADQNMILLDDAPIYNASHLMGFFSVFNSDALKNVTLYKSGMPAQYGGALSSVLDVKMNDGNNQRYAFSGGIGLISARLNAEGPIIKDRSSFLVSVRRTYADAFLKLASDTNLNASRLYFYDVNAKVNYLFNARNRLYISLYIGKDVLASPEYADVNWGNATSTLRWNHIFNTELVSNASLIFSNYNYRIQNSTQQSSMTLFSQIRDWNYKQDFQWYANTKNTFNFGFNAIYHTIKPGEVETDGNTILKSQKLQDRYSLENAVYGSNTWKPSNHFSLTYGLRISAFSILGKGDYYTLNAANEVIETKTYKSREVVKTYANLEPRLAAALALNASSSVKISYVRNVQNLHLIANSNSSSPADRWVASTNIIKPEISNQVSLGYYRDLLSQAYELTVESYYKKLQNQIDYSNEGDVFTNKPIETQLHFGKGRAYGIEFLFKKKTGRLTGWLGYTLSKSERNIAGINNGQWYNARQDRTHDIAVVGMYKLDKKWTVSANWVYATGSAVTWPNAKYKVFSQVYYYYDARNADRMSAYHRLDLGATRILQQSSKFSSELNFSLYNAYARQNAYQINFRSGQNDTNTTEAVQTTLFKIVPSVTYNFRF, from the coding sequence ATGCAGCGTTGCGGTGCATTCAGATTTTTAATTCTATTTACCGTTTTGCTGCTGCCCCTGTTTCATCCGGCATCGGCACAAATTGTTGTGCTCGATACCGTAAAAATTAACGCTGCTACCGGTAAACGCAATATTGGTAGTCCCAAAATGGGCGTAGAGCAGCTCAACCTCAGCGAAATCAGGAATATTCCCATACTGCTTGGAGAACGCGATGTGATGAAAACCCTTCAACTGTTGCCCGGTGTAAAATCAGGAAACGAAGGCAATGGGGGCTTTTTTGTAAGGGGTGGCGGGGCAGACCAGAATATGATCCTGCTAGACGATGCCCCAATTTACAACGCCTCACACCTCATGGGCTTCTTTTCCGTTTTCAATTCAGACGCTCTTAAAAACGTAACGCTATATAAAAGCGGCATGCCCGCCCAATATGGCGGAGCACTGTCTTCCGTACTCGATGTTAAAATGAACGATGGCAACAACCAGCGCTATGCATTTAGCGGAGGCATAGGTTTAATCTCCGCACGCCTAAATGCCGAAGGCCCTATTATAAAAGACCGTTCCTCATTTTTAGTTTCTGTCCGCAGAACCTATGCTGATGCCTTCCTCAAATTAGCTTCAGATACCAACCTCAATGCTTCCAGGCTGTATTTTTATGATGTCAATGCAAAGGTCAATTACCTGTTCAATGCGCGTAACCGGCTGTACATCTCCCTGTATATTGGTAAAGATGTACTGGCTTCTCCAGAATATGCCGATGTAAACTGGGGAAACGCAACCTCCACCTTAAGGTGGAACCATATCTTCAATACAGAACTTGTATCCAATGCTTCGCTCATCTTTAGCAATTACAATTACCGCATACAAAACAGCACCCAGCAAAGTTCCATGACGCTCTTTTCCCAGATCAGGGACTGGAATTATAAACAAGACTTCCAATGGTATGCCAATACCAAAAATACGTTCAATTTTGGCTTCAATGCCATCTACCATACCATAAAACCCGGCGAAGTAGAAACAGATGGCAATACCATTTTAAAATCACAGAAACTTCAGGACAGGTATTCTTTAGAGAACGCCGTGTATGGAAGCAATACCTGGAAACCCTCTAATCACTTTAGTCTTACCTATGGGCTTCGTATTTCCGCTTTTAGCATTCTCGGAAAAGGAGATTACTATACGCTCAATGCCGCAAATGAAGTCATAGAAACCAAAACCTATAAAAGCAGGGAAGTGGTTAAGACCTATGCCAACCTGGAGCCCCGTCTTGCTGCGGCATTAGCACTTAATGCAAGTTCTTCAGTTAAAATTTCTTATGTTCGTAATGTGCAAAACCTTCACCTCATCGCCAATTCAAACTCGTCCTCTCCGGCCGATCGCTGGGTAGCGAGTACCAATATCATAAAGCCCGAAATTAGCAACCAGGTTTCTCTGGGTTACTATCGTGACCTGCTTAGCCAGGCTTATGAACTTACAGTAGAGAGTTACTATAAGAAGCTGCAAAACCAGATCGATTACAGCAATGAAGGTGATGTGTTTACCAATAAGCCTATAGAAACCCAACTTCATTTTGGCAAAGGCAGGGCCTATGGCATCGAATTCCTATTCAAAAAGAAAACAGGCCGCCTTACCGGATGGCTGGGGTATACCCTGTCAAAATCAGAGCGTAATATTGCCGGAATCAACAATGGCCAATGGTACAATGCCCGTCAGGACCGCACACATGATATTGCTGTGGTCGGGATGTATAAGCTGGATAAAAAATGGACAGTTTCCGCCAATTGGGTATACGCCACGGGCAGCGCAGTAACCTGGCCCAATGCAAAGTACAAGGTGTTTAGTCAGGTTTATTATTATTACGATGCACGTAATGCAGACAGAATGTCGGCATACCATCGGCTAGATCTTGGTGCTACCCGCATTTTGCAGCAAAGCAGCAAGTTTTCGTCAGAACTTAACTTTAGCCTCTATAATGCCTATGCAAGGCAAAATGCTTATCAAATTAACTTTAGGTCTGGTCAAAATGATACCAATACCACCGAGGCCGTACAAACTACGCTGTTCAAAATCGTTCCTTCCGTAACTTACAATTTCAGGTTTTAG
- a CDS encoding DEAD/DEAH box helicase, which translates to MTAENILGNLKITALNEMQQAAVAASSKGNDVVLLAPTGSGKTLGFLLPLFINLDKGKKGVQAIVLVPSRELALQIEQVFKQMGTGFKVNCCYGGHAVRTERHNFEEPPALLIGTPGRIAYHLRHENFDESGITTLVLDEFDKALEFGFQEDMAYIIGKLLSLKQRILTSATKMEEIPAFTGLNKAIEIDFLKDVKVVPDLKLKKVNTTAEEKLDTLFQLICKIGHKTTLIFCNHRETVDRISDLLIDKDLVHDIFHGGMEQDERERALLKFRNGSVKILITTDLAARGLDIPEVEYIIHYQLPYTEDAFLHRNGRTARMNAKGTAFLMVAEGEKYPFLSDDMEVEQLKGKYKVPEDSQWQTLYIAAGKKDKVNKIDIVGLLLKKGGLVKEDVGLIEVKDQSSYVAVKRNMVGKVLSALNGEKIKNKKVKIEVSM; encoded by the coding sequence ATGACGGCAGAAAACATACTTGGTAATTTAAAAATTACAGCCCTAAACGAAATGCAACAGGCCGCTGTGGCCGCAAGCAGCAAAGGAAATGATGTTGTTTTACTGGCCCCAACAGGTTCCGGAAAAACCCTGGGTTTTTTATTGCCATTATTTATTAATCTGGATAAAGGGAAAAAAGGCGTTCAGGCCATTGTTTTAGTCCCATCAAGAGAACTCGCCTTACAAATAGAACAAGTATTTAAGCAAATGGGCACAGGTTTTAAAGTCAATTGCTGTTATGGTGGTCATGCCGTGCGTACAGAACGACATAACTTTGAAGAACCACCTGCATTGCTGATCGGTACGCCCGGCAGGATTGCCTACCATTTGCGCCACGAGAATTTCGACGAATCCGGCATCACAACCCTGGTGTTGGATGAATTTGACAAGGCCCTGGAGTTCGGTTTTCAGGAAGATATGGCCTACATTATTGGTAAACTACTGTCTTTAAAACAACGTATCCTTACCTCGGCCACCAAAATGGAAGAAATTCCGGCCTTTACCGGACTCAATAAAGCCATAGAGATAGATTTTCTTAAAGATGTTAAGGTAGTACCAGATTTAAAACTCAAAAAAGTAAATACCACAGCAGAAGAAAAGTTAGATACCCTGTTCCAGCTCATCTGCAAAATAGGCCATAAAACTACACTCATCTTTTGCAACCACAGAGAAACGGTAGACCGCATCAGTGATCTTTTGATTGATAAAGACCTGGTACACGATATTTTTCACGGCGGTATGGAGCAAGATGAACGCGAACGCGCCCTGCTTAAATTCAGAAACGGTAGCGTTAAAATCTTAATTACAACAGATTTGGCGGCCCGTGGCTTAGATATCCCAGAAGTAGAATACATTATTCATTACCAGTTACCCTACACAGAAGATGCGTTTCTTCACCGCAATGGTCGCACAGCGCGTATGAACGCCAAAGGTACCGCATTCCTGATGGTTGCCGAGGGCGAGAAATACCCATTCCTAAGTGACGATATGGAAGTGGAGCAGCTCAAAGGAAAATACAAAGTACCAGAAGATAGTCAATGGCAAACTTTGTATATTGCTGCGGGAAAAAAAGATAAAGTCAATAAAATTGATATTGTAGGCTTACTGCTAAAAAAAGGCGGACTGGTAAAAGAAGATGTAGGCCTCATAGAGGTAAAAGACCAAAGCTCGTACGTTGCCGTTAAACGCAACATGGTAGGTAAGGTGCTTTCTGCATTAAACGGAGAAAAAATCAAGAACAAGAAGGTTAAAATAGAAGTGTCAATGTAA